One genomic region from Streptomyces venezuelae encodes:
- a CDS encoding OsmC family protein gives MAATRSAHAVWEGDLLKGSGVVTLDSSGLGKFDVSWPARTEQPNGKTSPEELIAAAHSSCFNMAFSNILAKAGNAPERLETKADVTFVPGTGITTSHLTVRGTVPGLDSDKFQELAETAKQNCPVSQALTGVTITLTAELA, from the coding sequence ATGGCCGCAACGCGCAGCGCTCACGCCGTCTGGGAGGGCGACCTCCTCAAGGGCTCCGGTGTCGTCACGCTCGACTCCTCCGGTCTCGGCAAGTTCGACGTCTCCTGGCCTGCCCGCACCGAGCAGCCGAACGGGAAGACCAGCCCGGAGGAGCTGATCGCCGCCGCGCACTCCTCGTGCTTCAACATGGCGTTCTCCAACATCCTGGCCAAGGCAGGCAACGCGCCGGAGCGCCTGGAGACCAAGGCCGACGTGACCTTCGTGCCCGGCACGGGCATCACGACCAGCCACCTCACCGTGCGCGGCACGGTCCCGGGCCTGGACTCGGACAAGTTCCAGGAGCTGGCCGAGACCGCCAAGCAGAACTGCCCGGTGAGCCAGGCCCTCACCGGTGTGACGATCACGCTCACCGCCGAACTGGCCTGA
- a CDS encoding alkaline phosphatase PhoX gives MSATRRQILSRTGASVAGIAFTGAFSELFAGSASAAGDLGRLGSRGGYGPLLPDPAGLLDLPAGFRYEVLSRQGDPLRSGEGPVPSNFDGMAALAGRRGRVHLVRNHENRVTGKIGVPTVPGLTYDPAAKGGCTALELDGRNNVLGERVAIAGTAVNCAGGPTPWNTWLTCEETEDKAGTNGYTKDHGFIFEVDGADPHRTGAVPLTAMGRFQHEAIAVDPSSGIVYETEDAFQQPFGLFYRFLPHKPLGGTGSLRAGGALEAMRVPGVPDLSVIQETGARFEGVEWVPVPDPQAAGTPIRLQDFGPRGITHAQKLEGCYWGGRAVYFVSSFARQKDGSGATHFGQVWKYEPHRRRLTLVVVFGPSTDIQLPGESPDNICLTPSGGLMVSEDGDGAQHVYGVSRKGEVYAVARGAQNTGTPEAPEWGEFAGVTFSPDGATMYVNCYTPGTTFAVTGPWC, from the coding sequence ATGTCCGCAACACGACGTCAGATCCTCTCCCGCACCGGCGCGTCCGTCGCCGGGATCGCCTTCACCGGCGCCTTCTCCGAACTCTTCGCCGGCAGCGCGTCCGCCGCCGGGGACCTCGGGAGGCTCGGGTCGCGGGGTGGCTACGGCCCCCTCCTCCCCGATCCCGCCGGACTCCTCGACCTCCCGGCCGGCTTCCGCTACGAGGTCCTCTCCCGGCAGGGCGACCCGCTCCGCTCCGGCGAGGGGCCCGTCCCCAGCAACTTCGACGGCATGGCCGCCCTCGCCGGCCGGCGCGGACGCGTGCACCTCGTCCGCAACCACGAGAACCGGGTCACCGGGAAGATCGGCGTCCCGACCGTCCCCGGCCTGACGTACGACCCGGCGGCGAAGGGCGGCTGCACGGCGCTCGAACTCGACGGCCGGAACAACGTCCTCGGCGAGCGCGTCGCCATCGCCGGGACCGCCGTCAACTGCGCCGGCGGGCCCACCCCTTGGAACACCTGGCTGACCTGCGAGGAGACCGAGGACAAGGCCGGGACGAACGGCTACACCAAGGACCACGGCTTCATCTTCGAGGTCGACGGGGCCGACCCGCACCGCACCGGCGCCGTCCCCCTCACCGCGATGGGCCGCTTCCAGCACGAGGCGATCGCCGTCGACCCGTCGAGCGGCATCGTCTACGAGACGGAGGACGCCTTCCAGCAGCCCTTCGGCCTCTTCTACCGTTTCCTCCCGCACAAGCCGCTCGGCGGCACCGGTTCGCTGCGCGCGGGCGGCGCCCTGGAGGCCATGCGGGTGCCCGGCGTCCCCGACCTCTCCGTGATCCAGGAGACCGGCGCGCGCTTCGAGGGCGTCGAGTGGGTCCCCGTACCGGATCCGCAGGCGGCCGGGACCCCCATCAGGCTCCAGGACTTCGGGCCGAGGGGCATCACGCACGCCCAGAAGCTGGAGGGCTGCTACTGGGGCGGGCGGGCCGTGTACTTCGTGTCCTCCTTCGCCCGGCAGAAGGACGGCTCCGGCGCCACCCACTTCGGGCAGGTCTGGAAGTACGAGCCGCACCGGCGCCGCCTCACGCTCGTCGTCGTCTTCGGCCCGAGCACCGACATCCAGCTCCCGGGCGAGTCCCCGGACAACATCTGTCTGACGCCGAGCGGCGGCCTGATGGTGAGCGAGGACGGCGACGGGGCGCAGCACGTCTACGGGGTGAGCAGGAAGGGCGAGGTGTACGCGGTCGCCCGGGGGGCCCAGAACACGGGGACGCCCGAGGCGCCGGAGTGGGGCGAGTTCGCCGGCGTCACCTTCTCCCCGGACGGCGCCACGATGTACGTGAACTGCTACACGCCGGGGACGACGTTCGCGGTGACGGGCCCGTGGTGCTGA
- the zapE gene encoding cell division protein ZapE, producing the protein MSTHALTEAASTEAAPLSLCSREPHVPADRLVAEMVPPPRFDSVRFDTYLPDPNQPSQTDAVKALSGFAEGLGGAHASGAGKRRWFAKKAAAPSGPRGVYLDGGYGVGKTHLLASLWHATPAEPSLKAFGTFVELTNLVGALGFQQTVKTLSGHRLLCIDEFELDDPGDTVLVSSLLGKLVEAGVALAATSNTLPGKLGEGRFAAADFLREIQGLSAHFMPLRIDGEDYRHRGLPEAPAPYTDQVVTETAYRTPGASLDDFPHLLGHLAKVHPSRYGALTDDLAAVCLTDVQPVPDQSTALRLVVLADRLYDREIPVLASGLPFDRLFSDEMLNGGYRKKYFRAISRLTALARDAKGLVGQ; encoded by the coding sequence GTGTCGACCCACGCCCTCACCGAAGCGGCTTCCACCGAAGCGGCCCCGCTCTCGCTCTGCTCCCGAGAGCCCCACGTCCCCGCCGACCGTCTCGTCGCGGAGATGGTGCCGCCGCCGCGCTTCGACTCCGTGCGCTTCGACACGTACCTCCCGGACCCGAACCAGCCCAGCCAGACGGACGCCGTCAAGGCGCTGAGCGGCTTCGCCGAGGGCCTCGGCGGGGCACACGCCTCCGGCGCCGGTAAGCGCCGCTGGTTCGCCAAGAAGGCGGCCGCCCCGAGCGGGCCGCGCGGGGTCTACCTGGACGGCGGATACGGCGTCGGCAAGACCCACCTGCTGGCCTCCCTCTGGCACGCGACCCCCGCCGAGCCCTCGCTGAAAGCTTTCGGCACCTTCGTCGAGCTGACCAACCTGGTCGGCGCGCTCGGCTTCCAGCAGACGGTGAAGACCCTCAGCGGGCACCGTCTCCTCTGCATCGACGAATTCGAGCTGGACGACCCGGGCGACACCGTCCTCGTCTCCAGCCTCCTCGGCAAGCTCGTCGAGGCGGGCGTGGCCCTGGCCGCCACCTCCAACACGCTCCCGGGCAAGCTCGGCGAGGGCCGCTTCGCCGCCGCCGACTTCCTCCGCGAGATCCAGGGCCTCTCCGCGCACTTCATGCCGCTGCGGATCGACGGCGAGGACTACCGCCACCGCGGTCTGCCCGAGGCCCCCGCCCCGTACACCGACCAGGTCGTGACGGAGACCGCGTACCGCACGCCGGGCGCCTCCCTCGACGACTTCCCGCACCTGCTCGGCCACCTGGCCAAGGTGCACCCGAGCCGGTACGGCGCGCTCACCGACGACCTCGCGGCGGTCTGCCTCACCGACGTCCAGCCGGTCCCCGACCAGTCGACGGCCCTCCGGCTCGTCGTCCTCGCCGACCGCCTCTACGACCGCGAGATACCCGTCCTCGCCTCCGGACTGCCCTTCGACCGGCTCTTCAGCGACGAGATGCTGAACGGCGGGTACCGCAAGAAGTACTTCCGGGCGATCTCCCGGCTCACCGCGCTCGCGCGCGACGCAAAGGGGCTTGTCGGGCAGTAG
- a CDS encoding indole-3-glycerol phosphate synthase, with the protein MFTSVLMIEKPLTSVDVEFVTTLHGDEGVSFIVLMQPRGDQADVLLRAIDDVAMGELKEAAHEGGEPEGKAARGPAEQALEYSLRALRDAGCEAVGQVVEDHPLTKMKAVVEESEADEVIVLTAPHYVEEFFHRDWASRARHKVGVPVLKLFAHSEQDGA; encoded by the coding sequence GTGTTCACAAGCGTTCTGATGATCGAGAAGCCCCTGACGTCCGTCGACGTGGAGTTCGTCACCACGCTGCACGGCGACGAGGGCGTGTCCTTCATCGTCCTTATGCAGCCGCGTGGTGACCAGGCCGATGTGCTCTTGCGTGCCATCGACGACGTCGCCATGGGCGAACTGAAGGAAGCCGCCCACGAGGGAGGGGAACCGGAGGGCAAGGCCGCCCGGGGCCCCGCCGAGCAGGCCCTGGAGTACTCGCTCCGGGCCCTGAGAGACGCCGGCTGCGAAGCGGTCGGCCAGGTCGTCGAGGACCACCCGCTCACCAAGATGAAGGCGGTGGTCGAGGAGTCGGAGGCGGACGAGGTGATCGTTCTCACCGCCCCGCACTACGTGGAGGAGTTCTTCCACCGGGACTGGGCCTCCCGGGCCCGGCACAAGGTCGGCGTCCCGGTGCTCAAGCTCTTCGCCCACAGCGAGCAGGACGGCGCCTAG
- a CDS encoding pyrimidine reductase family protein encodes MRRLLPVTDMTAHETAAGEVHETAAGRATAAAEATAATAGATPATATGEAPAGGREWTLDELADAYAYPEGDAVWLRANMVSSLDGAGQHDGRSQPLSSETDMRIFGTLRGLADVIVVGAETVRLEGYRPARAREAFAARRAAAGQGPAPVIAVVTASLDLDFSLPLFTDPLVPTLILTGAAAPAERVRAAREAGAEVLIAGDGAGVEPARAVAVLAERGLRRQLTEGGPRLLGQFVAAGVLDELCLTISPTMTAGGAQRIAGGPSVAVPTRFSVASVLEQDGFLFTRYRRI; translated from the coding sequence ATGCGACGCCTGCTCCCTGTGACGGACATGACAGCCCACGAGACCGCCGCGGGGGAGGTCCACGAGACCGCCGCGGGGAGGGCCACAGCGGCCGCGGAGGCCACAGCGGCCACCGCGGGGGCGACTCCGGCGACCGCCACCGGCGAGGCCCCGGCCGGCGGCCGGGAGTGGACCCTCGACGAGCTGGCCGACGCCTACGCGTATCCGGAGGGTGACGCCGTGTGGCTGCGGGCCAACATGGTCTCGTCCCTCGACGGGGCCGGCCAGCACGACGGCCGCTCCCAGCCGCTCTCCTCCGAGACCGACATGCGGATCTTCGGCACCCTGCGCGGCCTCGCCGACGTGATCGTCGTGGGCGCGGAAACGGTACGCCTCGAGGGGTACCGCCCCGCCCGGGCGCGGGAGGCCTTCGCGGCCCGCCGGGCCGCCGCAGGGCAGGGCCCCGCACCCGTGATCGCCGTGGTGACGGCCTCCCTCGATCTTGACTTCTCGCTGCCGCTCTTCACGGACCCGCTCGTCCCGACCCTGATCCTGACGGGGGCCGCCGCGCCCGCCGAGCGCGTACGGGCCGCCCGGGAGGCGGGTGCCGAGGTGCTGATCGCGGGCGACGGGGCCGGGGTGGAGCCCGCCCGTGCGGTGGCGGTCCTCGCGGAGCGCGGGCTGCGGCGCCAGCTGACCGAGGGCGGGCCCCGGCTGCTCGGTCAGTTCGTGGCGGCGGGGGTCCTCGACGAGCTGTGTCTGACGATCTCGCCGACGATGACCGCGGGTGGCGCCCAGCGGATCGCCGGGGGCCCTTCGGTGGCCGTCCCGACACGCTTCTCGGTGGCTTCCGTGCTGGAGCAGGACGGCTTCCTCTTCACCCGCTACCGTCGGATCTGA
- a CDS encoding PPK2 family polyphosphate kinase, translating to MPDTPLRDVLRVPEGERLDLAAYDASATPAGPVGKAAGLTATATLAPRLAALQERLYAASTAGDRRRLLLVLQGMDTSGKGGTVKHVIGLFNPSGCRIRAFKAPTPEERGHPFLWRIMKALPQPGEIGIFDRSHYEDVLIARVRDLAPRSQLGRRYAQINRFEKSLADDGVTVVKVFLHISYEEQRNRLLERLDNPEKHWKFNVGDIEERSVWPAYQEAYEIALERCTTDEAPWYLVPADRKWYRNWAVSKLLLEHLEALDPTYPPGDFDVAECRRRLLAT from the coding sequence ATACCGGACACTCCCCTGCGTGACGTACTGCGCGTGCCCGAGGGCGAGCGCCTCGACCTCGCCGCGTACGACGCCTCGGCGACCCCGGCCGGCCCCGTCGGCAAGGCGGCCGGTCTGACCGCCACCGCCACCCTCGCGCCGCGCCTCGCGGCCCTCCAGGAACGCCTGTACGCGGCGAGCACGGCGGGCGACCGGCGCAGGCTGCTCCTGGTCCTCCAGGGCATGGACACCAGCGGCAAGGGCGGCACGGTCAAGCACGTCATCGGCCTCTTCAACCCGTCCGGCTGCCGTATCCGCGCCTTCAAGGCCCCGACCCCGGAGGAGCGAGGCCATCCGTTCCTCTGGCGGATCATGAAGGCGCTCCCCCAGCCGGGCGAGATCGGCATCTTCGACCGCTCGCACTACGAGGACGTCCTCATCGCGCGCGTCCGCGACCTGGCCCCGCGCTCGCAGCTCGGCCGCCGCTACGCCCAGATCAACCGCTTCGAGAAGTCCCTCGCGGACGACGGCGTGACGGTCGTCAAGGTCTTCCTGCACATCTCGTACGAGGAGCAGCGCAACCGCCTCCTGGAGCGCCTGGACAACCCGGAGAAGCACTGGAAGTTCAACGTGGGCGACATCGAGGAGCGGTCGGTGTGGCCGGCCTACCAGGAGGCGTACGAGATCGCCCTGGAGCGCTGTACGACGGACGAGGCGCCCTGGTACCTGGTCCCGGCGGACCGCAAGTGGTACCGGAACTGGGCGGTCAGCAAGCTGCTGCTCGAACACCTGGAGGCACTGGACCCGACGTACCCGCCGGGGGACTTCGACGTGGCGGAGTGCCGGCGGCGGCTACTGGCCACGTGA